In Spiroplasma litorale, a single genomic region encodes these proteins:
- the gatC gene encoding Asp-tRNA(Asn)/Glu-tRNA(Gln) amidotransferase subunit GatC, which yields MKINFDILKSLENDVMLDLTDEELNKILKFENEILSKFEKVLNINTDGVQQLHYCFEINNSYLRNDDETRTISKEDLLSNAPEVEDDYVIIKKVVG from the coding sequence ATGAAAATTAATTTTGATATATTGAAAAGTCTAGAAAATGATGTAATGTTAGATTTAACTGATGAAGAATTAAATAAGATTTTAAAGTTTGAAAATGAAATTCTTTCAAAATTTGAAAAAGTATTAAATATAAATACTGATGGTGTACAACAGCTACATTACTGTTTTGAAATTAATAATTCATATTTACGAAATGATGATGAAACAAGAACAATTTCAAAAGAAGATTTATTATCTAACGCTCCTGAAGTTGAAGATGATTATGTGATTATCAAGAAGGTGGTGGGGTAA
- a CDS encoding CPBP family intramembrane glutamic endopeptidase codes for MKKILEFRNKHYSQEEAQFNFNSLNYKIDGTVFIICAFVVPFAFSLFFRIFLNLKTNTTSQEIFFYINILSNIFGLVIFILRNPKKILTKGYSLFYFFALLPSLTYIIIGTVSNSLIKDSENKQTINIFIQMICQILSEVIIISIAFFFDRNLWLRIKNTFKKSIWTLLITGVVGFILLYLISSLFFSMLIEDNLLKLPQSENENSLKSVLQGNSSVLVKVSYGVLLSILSIIVAPVCEELCMRESYFSNSSNQYLGFIFSGLSFGFIHYGSTGDFEHIMTYTTAGFVLSGVFWFSKGNVTYSWLVHLINNLFALILTFALL; via the coding sequence ATGAAAAAAATTCTAGAGTTTAGAAATAAGCATTATTCCCAAGAAGAAGCACAATTTAATTTCAACAGTTTAAATTATAAAATTGACGGAACTGTTTTTATTATTTGTGCTTTTGTTGTGCCGTTTGCGTTTTCTTTATTTTTTAGAATTTTTTTAAATTTAAAAACCAATACCACTTCACAAGAAATATTTTTTTATATAAATATTTTGTCAAATATTTTTGGTTTAGTTATATTTATATTAAGAAACCCTAAAAAAATTTTAACAAAAGGTTATTCACTGTTTTATTTTTTTGCCTTACTTCCAAGTTTAACTTATATAATTATTGGCACAGTTTCTAATAGTTTAATAAAAGATAGCGAAAATAAACAAACAATTAACATCTTTATACAAATGATATGCCAAATATTAAGTGAAGTCATTATTATATCGATAGCGTTCTTTTTCGATAGAAATTTATGATTAAGAATAAAAAATACTTTTAAAAAATCTATATGAACACTTTTGATAACAGGTGTTGTAGGATTTATACTTTTATATCTTATTTCTAGCTTATTCTTTTCAATGTTGATCGAAGATAATCTTTTAAAATTACCACAAAGTGAAAACGAAAACAGTTTAAAAAGTGTTTTACAAGGAAATAGTTCGGTGTTAGTTAAAGTATCTTATGGAGTATTATTATCTATATTGTCTATAATTGTAGCTCCAGTTTGTGAAGAATTATGTATGAGAGAATCTTATTTTTCAAATAGCTCAAATCAATATTTAGGTTTTATATTTAGTGGATTGTCTTTTGGATTTATCCATTATGGAAGCACAGGAGATTTTGAACACATTATGACTTATACAACTGCAGGATTTGTTTTATCGGGGGTATTTTGGTTTTCGAAAGGCAATGTTACTTATAGTTGGTTAGTACATTTAATAAATAATTTATTTGCTTTAATTCTTACCTTTGCATTACTATAA
- the guaB gene encoding IMP dehydrogenase: MSIDNLNDKIVSEGITFDDVLIVPRYSEVLPNDVITKTKLTNEIELNIPIISAAMDTVTESKLAIEMARAGGIGIIHKNLSIEDQAMEVQKVKRNVSGFVTDPITISSDTKVSKANEIMGMYKISGLPVVDKDNKLIGIVTNRDLKYFYDVEEPVSKIMTTKNIITGNPKTTLDEAKEIMVKNKIEKLPIVNENYKIVGLITTKDIDKAIDYPNACKDKKGRLRVGAAVSVTPDFMDRTDALVKAQVDVLVVDSAHGNSKGIIDVVKKIRHKYPTLNIIAGNICTADAAKNLHEAGANAVKVGVGPGSICTTRVVTGIGVPQITAINDIYNYSKDKNLTVIADGGIKYSGDIVKALVAGADCVMLGSIFAGTSESPGEEIILNGKKYKSYVGMGSIAAMKRGSSDRYFQKGAKKLVPEGIEGRVPFKGKVKDVIFQLIGGLKSGMGYTGSKTIDDLIKNAKFVKVSSASLIESHPHDIEIAKEAPNYNK, translated from the coding sequence ATGAGCATAGATAATTTAAATGACAAAATTGTAAGTGAAGGAATAACATTTGATGATGTTCTTATAGTGCCAAGATATTCTGAAGTTTTACCAAATGATGTAATAACAAAAACAAAATTAACAAATGAAATCGAACTAAATATTCCAATTATAAGTGCGGCAATGGACACAGTTACTGAATCAAAACTTGCTATTGAAATGGCAAGAGCTGGTGGTATTGGAATAATTCATAAAAATTTATCAATTGAAGATCAAGCTATGGAAGTTCAAAAAGTTAAAAGAAATGTATCGGGTTTTGTAACTGACCCAATTACAATAAGTTCAGATACAAAAGTATCTAAAGCAAATGAAATTATGGGAATGTATAAAATATCAGGTCTTCCAGTAGTCGACAAAGATAATAAATTAATTGGAATTGTTACTAATAGGGATTTAAAATATTTTTATGATGTTGAAGAACCTGTAAGTAAAATAATGACAACAAAAAATATTATCACTGGTAATCCCAAAACAACTTTAGATGAAGCAAAAGAAATTATGGTAAAAAATAAAATTGAAAAGTTACCAATCGTCAATGAAAACTATAAAATTGTTGGTTTAATTACTACAAAAGATATTGATAAGGCAATTGACTATCCAAATGCTTGTAAAGATAAAAAAGGTAGGTTAAGGGTTGGTGCAGCGGTAAGTGTTACCCCAGATTTTATGGATAGAACCGATGCTCTTGTTAAAGCTCAAGTAGATGTTTTAGTTGTTGATTCAGCACATGGAAATAGTAAGGGTATTATAGATGTTGTAAAAAAAATAAGACATAAATACCCAACACTAAATATTATTGCAGGAAATATTTGTACTGCAGACGCTGCAAAAAATTTACATGAAGCAGGTGCAAATGCAGTAAAAGTTGGAGTAGGACCTGGAAGCATCTGTACAACAAGGGTTGTTACTGGTATTGGTGTACCTCAGATTACTGCAATAAATGATATATATAATTACTCAAAAGATAAAAACTTAACAGTAATAGCTGATGGTGGAATTAAATATTCAGGTGATATTGTTAAAGCGCTTGTTGCTGGTGCTGATTGTGTTATGCTTGGTAGTATATTTGCTGGAACATCAGAATCACCAGGAGAAGAAATTATTCTTAACGGTAAAAAATATAAAAGCTATGTTGGAATGGGTTCGATCGCAGCAATGAAAAGAGGAAGTAGCGATAGATATTTCCAAAAAGGAGCAAAAAAATTGGTGCCAGAAGGTATCGAGGGAAGAGTTCCATTTAAAGGTAAAGTTAAAGATGTAATTTTTCAATTAATTGGAGGATTAAAAAGTGGAATGGGATATACAGGCTCAAAAACAATTGATGATTTAATAAAAAATGCAAAATTTGTTAAAGTATCTTCAGCTAGTTTGATTGAGTCTCACCCACATGATATTGAAATTGCAAAAGAAGCTCCAAATTATAATAAATAG
- the ptsP gene encoding phosphoenolpyruvate--protein phosphotransferase: MCKKFNGIGASNGIALAKVYILKEEPIIIKDEETKNIDEEISLINSSIEKAKKDLENLKNIAKDKLGEEKAAIFEAHASILEDPVMSEEFVSLIKHKKYSASKSISEVANKYIEMFKAMDDQYFQERAADIKDVTERLLRYVLKLTVLDLATINEEVVIVAEDLTPSQTAQLNPLFVKGFACNVGGRTSHAAIMARSLEIPAVLGLKDILSKVKPNDIIAINGSNGDVELNPEDKKTWENLSNAFKQEKEELKKMKDQPTLTKDGYDKFILEANIGSPKDVEGVLENGAEGIGLFRSEFLYMDNDHFPTEEEQFNSYKEVVEKMNNKLVVIRTLDIGGDKKLSYFNFPSEMNPFLGYRAIRFTLDRKDIFRDQIRALLRASAYGHLGIMFPMIATIDEFLAAKDFTLECKKELEKEGHKIGKNLEIGMMVEIPAAAVNAENFAKHADFFSIGTNDLIQYSMAADRMSENVAYLYQPYNPSILNLIKMTIDGGHKHNRWVGMCGEMAGEPNALPLLMGLGLDAYSMSATSVLKARSIMSKLTLKDTQELSEKALKCDKTDDVLKLVKDLMDKSL; the protein is encoded by the coding sequence ATGTGCAAAAAATTTAATGGAATTGGTGCAAGTAATGGGATAGCTCTTGCAAAAGTTTACATCTTAAAAGAAGAACCAATAATAATAAAAGATGAAGAAACAAAAAACATTGATGAGGAAATAAGTTTAATTAATAGTTCAATTGAAAAAGCTAAAAAAGATTTAGAAAATTTAAAAAATATAGCAAAGGATAAATTAGGCGAAGAAAAAGCAGCTATTTTTGAAGCGCATGCATCAATTTTAGAAGACCCTGTAATGTCAGAAGAGTTTGTTTCACTTATTAAACATAAAAAATATAGTGCTTCAAAATCTATATCAGAAGTTGCCAATAAATATATTGAAATGTTTAAGGCAATGGATGACCAATATTTTCAAGAAAGAGCAGCGGATATAAAAGATGTAACAGAAAGACTATTACGTTATGTATTAAAATTAACTGTTCTTGATTTGGCAACTATAAATGAAGAGGTTGTTATTGTAGCAGAAGATTTAACACCATCACAAACAGCTCAATTAAATCCGCTTTTTGTAAAAGGATTTGCATGTAATGTTGGTGGTAGAACAAGTCATGCTGCAATTATGGCAAGAAGTTTAGAAATTCCTGCTGTATTGGGACTTAAAGACATACTTTCAAAAGTAAAACCAAATGATATCATTGCAATTAATGGTTCAAACGGGGATGTTGAATTAAACCCAGAAGATAAAAAAACTTGAGAAAATCTATCAAACGCATTTAAACAAGAAAAAGAAGAACTAAAAAAAATGAAAGACCAACCAACTTTAACAAAAGACGGCTATGATAAATTTATTTTAGAAGCTAATATTGGTAGTCCTAAGGATGTTGAAGGTGTTTTAGAAAATGGAGCAGAGGGTATTGGATTATTCAGAAGTGAATTCTTGTATATGGATAATGATCATTTCCCAACAGAAGAAGAACAATTTAATTCATATAAAGAAGTTGTTGAAAAAATGAATAATAAATTAGTAGTAATTAGAACATTAGATATTGGTGGAGATAAAAAACTTTCATACTTCAATTTTCCATCAGAAATGAATCCATTTTTAGGTTATAGAGCTATTAGATTTACTCTTGATAGAAAAGATATATTTAGAGACCAAATAAGAGCCCTATTGAGAGCAAGTGCTTATGGTCATTTAGGAATTATGTTTCCAATGATTGCCACTATAGATGAATTTTTAGCAGCAAAAGATTTTACTTTAGAATGCAAAAAAGAACTTGAAAAAGAAGGTCACAAAATTGGAAAAAACCTTGAAATTGGTATGATGGTTGAAATTCCAGCAGCTGCAGTTAATGCTGAAAACTTTGCAAAACATGCAGACTTTTTCTCAATTGGAACAAACGACTTAATTCAATATTCAATGGCCGCAGATAGAATGAGTGAAAATGTTGCTTATCTTTACCAACCATATAATCCTTCAATTCTAAATTTGATTAAAATGACTATTGATGGTGGACATAAACACAATAGATGAGTTGGTATGTGTGGTGAAATGGCTGGTGAACCAAATGCCCTACCATTGTTAATGGGATTAGGACTTGATGCTTACTCAATGTCTGCAACAAGCGTTTTAAAAGCTAGAAGTATTATGTCAAAATTAACTCTAAAAGACACACAAGAACTTTCTGAAAAAGCTTTAAAATGTGACAAAACAGATGATGTTCTTAAACTTGTAAAAGATTTAATGGATAAAAGTCTATAA
- a CDS encoding ABC transporter ATP-binding protein has translation MIELKNVTREVGGFLLNKVSFKIKKGSVVAFVGDNGAGKTTTIKALFGELKLDSGQITIDGENIFKNNNLRKVAFFPDSNNVPMDLSLKDYVYYLCAANGISKKETKKNSQAVFKMLGLEKFAKRKLAQLSAGWKKRAIMASILVRTPEYIVLDEPTANVDVEAKLSFMNILHELQNIGVTILITSHILEELQEMANYLVLINEGEIVYENKFDNKKESIAEIYKRYRSKKVDKETILNSLYSGKVE, from the coding sequence ATGATTGAATTAAAAAATGTAACAAGAGAAGTTGGCGGATTTCTTTTAAATAAAGTTAGTTTTAAAATAAAAAAAGGTTCTGTTGTTGCGTTTGTTGGTGATAATGGTGCAGGTAAAACAACAACAATTAAAGCTCTATTTGGAGAACTTAAACTTGATAGTGGTCAAATAACAATCGATGGGGAAAACATATTCAAAAATAATAATTTGAGAAAAGTTGCGTTTTTCCCAGATTCAAACAATGTTCCCATGGATTTATCTTTGAAAGATTATGTATATTATTTATGTGCAGCAAATGGCATTTCAAAAAAAGAAACCAAAAAAAACTCACAAGCAGTTTTTAAAATGTTAGGTTTAGAAAAGTTTGCTAAAAGAAAATTAGCTCAATTAAGTGCGGGTTGAAAAAAAAGAGCAATTATGGCAAGTATATTAGTAAGGACACCAGAATATATTGTTCTTGATGAACCTACTGCAAACGTTGATGTAGAAGCTAAACTTTCATTTATGAATATATTACATGAACTTCAAAATATAGGTGTAACAATACTTATAACAAGTCATATCTTAGAAGAACTTCAAGAGATGGCAAATTATTTAGTTTTGATAAATGAAGGTGAAATAGTTTATGAAAACAAGTTTGATAATAAAAAAGAAAGTATTGCAGAAATTTATAAAAGGTATCGTTCAAAAAAAGTTGATAAAGAAACAATTTTGAATAGTTTATATTCAGGAAAGGTAGAATAA
- a CDS encoding PTS sugar transporter subunit IIA, with amino-acid sequence MGLFTKNKSLEVFSPVDGEIIDISKVEDEVFSEKMLGDGLAIIPSDDSFYSPIEGKLVTVFPSGHAYGILAKNGVEVLVHIGLDTVSLNGEGFDIKVKQNDSVQVGDLLAVVNIAEVSKKVPSMQTPIIFTTESMEGKKFEIQKTGKVKKGDLIAVVK; translated from the coding sequence ATGGGATTATTCACAAAAAATAAAAGTCTTGAAGTATTTTCTCCAGTAGATGGAGAAATTATTGATATAAGTAAAGTAGAAGATGAAGTATTTTCAGAGAAAATGCTTGGAGATGGATTAGCTATTATACCAAGCGATGATAGTTTTTATTCACCAATCGAAGGGAAATTAGTAACAGTTTTTCCAAGTGGTCATGCATATGGTATTCTTGCAAAAAATGGAGTTGAAGTATTGGTTCACATTGGTCTTGATACAGTTTCTCTTAATGGTGAAGGATTTGACATAAAAGTTAAGCAAAATGATTCAGTACAAGTTGGAGATTTGCTTGCAGTTGTTAATATTGCTGAAGTATCTAAAAAAGTACCTTCAATGCAAACACCAATTATATTTACAACTGAGTCAATGGAAGGTAAAAAGTTTGAAATACAAAAAACCGGAAAAGTTAAAAAAGGCGATTTAATAGCAGTTGTAAAATAA
- the guaA gene encoding glutamine-hydrolyzing GMP synthase, producing MVKTQIIILDYGSQYTQLLARRVRDLNVYAEVVNYQITAEKVKEYKNLKGIILSGGPASVYSYDAYKFDDEIFNLNIPVLGVCYGMQLIAQKLGGKVELAKKQEFGKSILSIEDNESLLFKDIDDNSQVWMSHADHIIKMPPDFCIAAKSDNSIAAISNEKNKIYGIQFHAEVTHSIHGLKLIENFLYNICKCEKDWTMAQFINDSINEIKNKVKNENVILGLSGGVDSSVCAVLLSKAIGKQLNCIFVDTGLLRKDEAKKIMQNYSEFDMNIKLVDASDKFFTALKGVSDPEEKRKVIGKVFIDVFNEEALKLKNASFLAQGTIYPDVIESSSEGHSSKTIKSHHNVGGLPKEMNFSLIEPIRSLFKDEVRRVGKELGIKDFILNRHPFPGPGLGIRIIGEVSREKADILKEVDDIFINKLIEKKLYNKVSQAFATLLPVKTVGVMGDNRTYEYLVALRSVDTIDFMTAVASELPWDFLSNVTNEIINSVKGVNRVVYDITSKPPGTIEWE from the coding sequence ATGGTTAAAACACAAATTATTATTTTAGATTACGGTAGTCAATATACTCAATTATTAGCTAGGAGAGTTAGAGATTTAAACGTATACGCTGAAGTAGTTAATTATCAAATAACAGCAGAAAAAGTAAAAGAATACAAAAATCTTAAAGGAATTATATTATCAGGTGGTCCAGCAAGTGTCTACAGTTATGATGCATATAAATTCGATGATGAAATATTTAATTTAAATATTCCAGTTCTAGGAGTATGTTATGGAATGCAATTAATTGCTCAAAAACTTGGGGGGAAAGTCGAATTAGCAAAAAAACAAGAATTTGGTAAATCAATTTTATCAATTGAAGATAATGAATCATTGTTATTCAAAGATATAGATGATAACTCTCAAGTGTGAATGAGTCACGCTGATCACATTATAAAGATGCCGCCAGATTTCTGCATCGCAGCTAAATCAGATAATTCTATTGCAGCCATTTCAAATGAAAAAAACAAAATATATGGTATCCAATTTCATGCAGAAGTTACTCATTCAATACATGGATTAAAATTAATTGAGAATTTTTTATACAATATATGTAAATGTGAAAAAGATTGAACTATGGCTCAGTTTATAAACGATTCAATAAATGAAATTAAAAATAAAGTAAAAAATGAAAATGTTATTTTAGGATTAAGCGGTGGAGTAGACTCTTCTGTTTGTGCAGTTTTGTTATCTAAAGCAATAGGTAAACAACTAAATTGTATTTTTGTTGATACTGGTTTACTTAGAAAAGATGAAGCAAAAAAAATTATGCAAAACTATTCAGAGTTTGATATGAATATAAAATTGGTTGATGCAAGTGATAAGTTTTTTACTGCATTAAAAGGTGTTTCAGATCCAGAAGAAAAAAGAAAAGTAATAGGTAAAGTTTTTATAGATGTTTTTAACGAAGAAGCTTTAAAATTAAAAAATGCAAGTTTCTTAGCTCAGGGAACAATTTATCCAGACGTTATTGAATCGTCTTCTGAAGGTCATTCTTCTAAAACTATTAAATCACATCACAATGTCGGTGGTTTACCTAAAGAAATGAATTTTAGTTTAATTGAACCAATAAGATCTTTATTTAAAGATGAAGTTAGAAGAGTTGGTAAAGAGTTAGGGATAAAAGATTTTATATTGAATAGGCATCCATTCCCAGGTCCCGGATTAGGAATAAGAATAATTGGTGAAGTGAGCAGAGAAAAAGCAGACATTTTAAAAGAAGTGGATGATATATTTATTAATAAACTAATAGAAAAAAAATTATATAATAAAGTTAGTCAAGCATTTGCAACATTGCTACCAGTTAAAACTGTTGGTGTTATGGGTGATAATAGAACTTATGAATATCTTGTAGCATTAAGATCTGTAGATACTATTGATTTTATGACTGCAGTTGCAAGTGAACTACCTTGAGATTTTCTTTCAAACGTAACTAATGAAATAATTAATAGCGTTAAAGGAGTAAATAGAGTAGTTTATGATATAACATCAAAACCACCAGGAACTATAGAGTGGGAATAA
- the ligA gene encoding NAD-dependent DNA ligase LigA: MQNIKNKINQIKELLKSWEYAYYVLDDPIVEDSEYDFKLNELKQLELEYPELITADSPTQRVGGQISENFEKYNHKFPMLSLDNAFNDNDLYDFDKTIKKETINENYTYFVEPKIDGLSISLIYQNGIFIKGVTRGNGIQGEDVTFNIKTIRSLPLSINDKEDYFEVRGEVFLSKKEFQRINDERKKNNEELFANPRNAAAGTLRQLNSKIVASRKLDVFLYYYLNREKIKTHSDSLDYIKNIGFKVNPLGKLCKNINEVIKHISYIESVRQDLDYEIDGAVVKVNEFKYYDDIGYTSKFPKWATAYKYPAEVKITNLKEIFATVGRTGKITYNAILEPVSLAGTTVQAATLHNAEYIFTKKIRVGANVKVKKAGDIIPEIIEVVNDEIYSNLKTWEKIEQCPACGSDLEIFSDEVDQYCINFNCERKIIKSLEHFVSRGAMNIEGMSIKIIEKLYENKIINNVTDIYNLKSKKNEILSLEKTGEKSFSNLINAIEESKKNDASKLLFGLGIRYVGSKTSKLLLDKFKSIQTLMSADITEIESIHDVGPKVAKSIQDWKKIDSNIILIQKLSELGINMNSLKQIVKENKNIKDKSFVITGTLSKPRNNFVELIEINGGKVLNSISKITNFLLAGDDAGSKLDKAKDLQVNIINELEFLQMLEGNNEN, encoded by the coding sequence ATGCAAAATATTAAAAATAAAATAAATCAAATAAAAGAATTGTTAAAATCATGAGAATATGCATATTATGTTTTAGATGATCCAATTGTTGAAGACTCAGAATACGATTTTAAATTAAATGAGTTAAAGCAATTAGAGTTAGAATATCCAGAACTTATTACCGCTGACTCTCCAACTCAAAGAGTTGGTGGACAAATTTCAGAAAACTTTGAAAAATATAATCATAAATTTCCTATGTTGAGTTTAGACAATGCATTTAATGATAATGATCTATATGATTTTGATAAAACAATTAAAAAAGAAACAATAAATGAAAACTATACGTACTTTGTAGAACCTAAAATTGATGGACTATCAATATCTTTAATCTATCAAAATGGAATATTTATAAAAGGTGTTACTAGGGGTAATGGAATTCAAGGTGAAGATGTTACATTTAATATAAAAACAATTAGAAGTTTGCCGCTTTCAATAAATGATAAAGAAGATTATTTTGAAGTTAGAGGAGAAGTTTTTTTATCAAAAAAAGAGTTTCAAAGAATAAATGATGAACGAAAAAAAAATAATGAAGAGTTATTTGCAAATCCAAGAAATGCTGCTGCTGGTACTTTAAGACAATTAAACTCTAAAATTGTTGCTTCAAGAAAGTTAGATGTTTTTTTATATTATTATTTAAATCGTGAAAAGATTAAAACCCATTCTGACTCTCTAGACTATATAAAAAATATTGGTTTTAAAGTTAACCCTCTTGGGAAATTATGTAAAAATATAAATGAAGTTATAAAACATATTAGTTACATTGAAAGCGTAAGACAAGATTTAGATTATGAAATTGATGGTGCAGTAGTCAAAGTAAATGAATTTAAATATTATGATGATATAGGATATACATCTAAGTTTCCTAAATGAGCAACTGCATATAAATACCCAGCGGAAGTTAAAATAACAAACTTAAAAGAAATATTTGCAACAGTTGGAAGAACTGGAAAAATAACTTACAACGCAATTTTAGAGCCAGTAAGTCTTGCGGGCACAACTGTTCAAGCTGCCACTTTACATAATGCAGAATATATTTTTACAAAAAAAATTAGAGTTGGTGCAAATGTAAAGGTAAAAAAAGCTGGTGACATAATACCAGAAATAATTGAAGTTGTTAATGATGAAATTTATTCAAATCTAAAAACTTGAGAAAAAATTGAACAATGCCCTGCTTGCGGATCTGATTTAGAAATATTTAGTGATGAAGTAGATCAATATTGCATAAACTTTAATTGCGAAAGAAAAATTATTAAAAGTTTGGAACATTTTGTTTCAAGAGGAGCAATGAATATTGAAGGCATGAGTATTAAAATAATTGAAAAATTATACGAAAATAAAATAATTAATAATGTAACTGATATATATAATTTAAAATCTAAAAAAAATGAAATATTAAGTCTTGAAAAAACTGGTGAAAAATCTTTTAGTAATTTAATAAATGCAATTGAAGAAAGTAAAAAAAATGATGCAAGTAAATTATTGTTTGGACTTGGAATCAGATATGTAGGAAGTAAAACTTCAAAGTTATTGTTAGACAAATTTAAAAGTATACAAACACTTATGTCGGCAGATATCACTGAGATTGAGTCTATTCATGACGTTGGACCAAAGGTCGCAAAATCAATTCAAGATTGAAAAAAAATTGACAGCAACATTATTTTAATTCAAAAACTTTCTGAACTTGGAATAAATATGAACTCTTTGAAGCAAATAGTTAAAGAGAATAAAAATATTAAAGATAAAAGTTTTGTTATAACTGGTACTTTAAGTAAACCTAGAAATAATTTTGTGGAGTTAATTGAAATTAACGGAGGAAAAGTGTTAAACTCAATAAGTAAAATAACTAATTTTTTACTTGCGGGTGATGATGCTGGAAGCAAATTAGATAAAGCAAAAGATTTGCAAGTTAATATAATTAATGAATTGGAGTTTTTGCAAATGTTGGAGGGAAATAATGAAAATTAA
- a CDS encoding pseudouridine synthase has translation MKNFTINNNDANQTLIKFIKKMYKNTNLSIIQKWFRKGKIKVNSKRTKDPKYLLMLNDFIEVYDNENPVQRLIQQEVDFSNLKILYEDENIIVIDKDQGVEVHSPVAISLDSMVRSYLISKNDYDPELENSFVVSHVHRIDKLTKGIVIYAKNKSTLTYFVNNINNKNKIKKIYLAKTEQNNLPTGQIKGFIYYDNDNKKSFFNIKETKNFNNKTIEQFVENIDDSQNIYKIQIETGRKHQIRAFCEYYKSPVINDFKYGAKSQKDWGFGLISYEVSFNDFEEHLTYLNGITITSKLSF, from the coding sequence ATGAAAAATTTTACTATAAATAATAATGATGCTAATCAAACTTTAATAAAGTTTATAAAAAAAATGTATAAAAATACAAATCTTAGCATTATTCAAAAATGATTTAGAAAAGGTAAAATTAAAGTAAATTCAAAAAGAACAAAAGACCCAAAGTATCTTTTGATGTTAAATGATTTCATTGAAGTTTATGATAATGAAAATCCAGTACAAAGACTAATACAACAAGAAGTAGATTTTTCAAACTTAAAAATCTTGTACGAGGATGAAAATATAATAGTGATTGACAAAGACCAAGGAGTTGAAGTTCACTCACCAGTTGCAATTTCACTCGATTCAATGGTGCGTTCTTATTTAATTTCAAAAAATGATTATGATCCAGAATTAGAAAATAGTTTTGTTGTAAGTCATGTTCATAGAATTGATAAGTTAACAAAAGGCATAGTTATTTATGCAAAAAATAAAAGCACGCTAACTTATTTTGTAAATAACATTAATAATAAAAATAAGATAAAAAAAATATATCTTGCAAAAACCGAACAAAATAATTTACCAACTGGACAAATCAAAGGTTTTATATATTATGATAATGACAATAAAAAGTCATTCTTTAATATAAAAGAAACAAAAAATTTCAATAATAAAACAATAGAGCAGTTTGTTGAAAATATAGATGATTCGCAAAATATTTATAAAATTCAAATTGAAACCGGTAGAAAACATCAAATAAGAGCATTTTGTGAATATTATAAATCGCCAGTCATAAACGATTTTAAATATGGAGCCAAAAGTCAAAAAGATTGAGGGTTTGGATTGATATCATATGAGGTTTCGTTTAACGATTTTGAAGAGCACCTAACTTATTTAAATGGTATTACAATTACTTCAAAACTTAGTTTTTAA